The following proteins are encoded in a genomic region of Lytechinus variegatus isolate NC3 chromosome 7, Lvar_3.0, whole genome shotgun sequence:
- the LOC121418019 gene encoding muscarinic acetylcholine receptor M5-like, whose product MKVITESMDVKSEGSLNVNTNQSTLLEDDYDSGPILDRIPLIWGYSLVIIITIVGNLLVILAYCRHSQVRAVPTNTLIFSLSISDFLIGVMVLTINLHWVAEDSWMFGEVVCRLWSILDYTVSYMSTMTIMLISLDRFLLMYQKTRYRTVWTRKRVTIITLVCWAFSITVYVCIAFAMTDANLVDFQDECELEIVYLLPFTIGILIFEFGIPLPIIVLLNISVYYQIHQRSQNLRRYKSNLGLPSTDPRNDQSHSQMQGMSHAADHSDLPSVSNVHTDRWVKPLVEVLGSSRNQSRPLPEVNGPSGSGLQTNHNPGTQRIATYRRHKRLFARHKKAALTLSILVGTFLACWLPYEIVSILQAMCGEDDCFSETTWEVVNGLLWGNSALNPILYGLTNPTLRRNMINFGCQQRCRRPRVGPS is encoded by the coding sequence ATGAAGGTGATAACTGAAAGTATGGATGTGAAAAGTGAAGGATCGTTAAACGTGAACACCAATCAATCTACTCTCCTAGAGGATGACTACGACTCCGGACCCATTCTTGATCGAATACCACTAATATGGGGTTATAGTTtggttattattatcactatcgtAGGTAATCTGCTAGTGATCTTAGCCTACTGCCGCCATTCTCAGGTACGTGCCGTCCCAACCAATACACTCATCTTCAGTCTATCAATATCCGACTTCCTAATTGGTGTCATGGTATTGACCATCAATCTGCATTGGGTAGCCGAAGACTCCTGGATGTTTGGTGAGGTTGTTTGCAGACTTTGGTCAATTCTTGATTACACTGTAAGCTATATGTCAACGATGACAATCATGCTAATAAGTCTTGATCGTTTTTTATTAATGTATCAGAAGACTCGATACCGTACAGTGTGGACTCGTAAGAGAGTCACCATCATCACCCTGGTATGCTGGGCATTTAGCATCACCGTCTATGTCTGCATCGCATTTGCAATGACAGATGCAAACCTAGTGGATTTCCAAGATGAATGCGAACTAGAAATTGTGTACTTATTGCCTTTTACAATCGGTATTCTTATTTTCGAGTTTGGAATTCCACTACCAATCATCGTATTATTGAATATATCTGTATATTATCAGATTCATCAGCGATCACAGAATCTGCGAAGGTACAAATCCAACCTTGGTCTGCCTTCAACCGATCCACGCAATGATCAATCCCATAGTCAGATGCAAGGTATGTCACATGCAGCAGATCATTCTGATCTTCCTTCTGTATCCAATGTACACACAGATCGATGGGTAAAACCTTTGGTAGAAGTCTTAGGCAGTAGCAGGAATCAGTCCCGTCCACTCCCTGAAGTTAATGGTCCTTCGGGTTCTGGTCTCCAGACGAACCACAATCCAGGGACTCAACGTATAGCGACATATCGCCGTCACAAGCGTTTATTCGCCAGGCACAAGAAAGCTGCTTTGACGTTGTCCATATTGGTAGGGACGTTTCTTGCGTGCTGGCTTCCATACGAGATAGTGAGCATCCTACAGGCGATGTGCGGCGAGGATGATTGCTTCTCTGAGACAACATGGGAGGTGGTAAATGGTCTACTGTGGGGTAACTCTGCACTCAATCCTATCCTCTATGGCCTTACTAACCCAACATTGAGACGGAATATGATTAACTTTGGATGTCAACAACGCTGCCGCCGTCCGAGGGTTGGACCCTCATGA